In a single window of the Bacteroides acidifaciens genome:
- a CDS encoding efflux transporter outer membrane subunit gives MKKQILYMLCATALLSSCHIYKSYDRPEDITTSGLYRDPMADNDTLVSDTANFGNLPWREVFTDPQLQSLIEAGLKQNTNLLSAAQNIKAAEASLMSARLAYAPSLGLSPQGTISSFDKNAATKTYSLPVTASWQVDLFGQLLNSKRNAQVTLKQVKAYRQAVQTQVISNVANMYYTLMMLDRQLEITKATAEILKQNAETMEAMKDAAMYNINSAGVEQSKAAYAQVLASIPDIEQSIRETENALSTFLGEAPHSIKRGVLEAQVLPTELSAGVPIQLLSNRPDVKAAEMALASCYYNTNSARAAFYPQITLSGSAGWTNSAGSAIINPGKLLASAIGSLTQPLFYRGQNIARLKAAKAQEETAKLSFQQSLLNAGSEVSNALSLYQKTSEKVESRRMQVESAKKASEDTKELFNLGTSTYLEVLSAQQSYLSAQISQVSDCFDQMQAVVSLYQALGGGREE, from the coding sequence ATGAAGAAACAGATTCTATATATGTTGTGCGCAACTGCTCTCCTGAGTAGTTGCCACATCTATAAGTCGTATGACAGACCCGAAGATATTACCACTTCCGGACTGTATCGTGACCCGATGGCGGATAATGATACACTGGTTTCGGATACCGCCAACTTCGGTAACCTGCCGTGGAGAGAAGTCTTCACCGACCCACAGTTACAGTCTCTCATCGAAGCGGGACTGAAGCAAAACACCAACCTTTTGTCCGCTGCCCAAAATATAAAAGCGGCAGAAGCATCCCTGATGTCGGCACGCCTGGCTTATGCTCCGTCACTGGGACTGTCTCCGCAAGGAACAATCAGCAGCTTTGACAAGAATGCAGCTACAAAAACTTACTCGCTGCCTGTAACAGCCAGTTGGCAAGTCGATTTGTTCGGTCAGTTGCTGAACTCCAAACGAAATGCACAAGTTACCCTGAAGCAGGTAAAGGCTTATCGTCAGGCAGTGCAGACGCAAGTTATCTCCAATGTTGCCAACATGTATTATACATTAATGATGTTGGACCGCCAGTTGGAAATAACTAAAGCTACGGCTGAAATTCTGAAACAGAATGCCGAAACGATGGAAGCGATGAAAGACGCTGCCATGTACAATATTAATTCGGCAGGAGTTGAACAAAGTAAGGCTGCTTATGCTCAGGTGCTTGCCAGTATCCCAGATATCGAACAAAGTATCCGTGAAACTGAAAATGCCCTGTCTACTTTCTTGGGAGAAGCTCCCCACTCCATCAAACGCGGCGTGCTGGAAGCACAAGTGCTCCCGACAGAACTTTCCGCAGGCGTACCTATCCAGTTGCTGTCCAACCGTCCGGACGTAAAAGCAGCCGAAATGGCTTTGGCAAGCTGCTATTATAATACCAACTCGGCACGTGCCGCTTTCTATCCGCAAATCACGCTCAGCGGTTCGGCAGGATGGACAAACAGCGCCGGAAGTGCAATTATCAACCCGGGCAAGTTATTGGCTTCCGCCATCGGCTCTCTGACTCAGCCGCTTTTCTACCGCGGACAGAATATCGCCCGCTTGAAAGCTGCCAAAGCTCAGGAAGAAACAGCGAAGTTGTCCTTCCAGCAGAGCTTGCTGAATGCCGGAAGCGAAGTCAGCAATGCGCTAAGTTTATACCAAAAGACGAGCGAAAAGGTAGAATCCCGCCGGATGCAGGTAGAATCTGCCAAAAAAGCTTCGGAAGATACAAAAGAATTGTTTAACTTAGGGACTTCAACCTATCTGGAAGTACTGTCTGCACAACAATCTTACCTGAGCGCACAGATTTCTCAGGTTTCCGATTGCTTTGACCAGATGCAGGCCGTCGTTAGCCTTTACCAGGCTCTGGGTGGTGGAAGAGAAGAATAA
- a CDS encoding efflux RND transporter permease subunit gives MKLDNFINRPVLSTVISILIVILGAIGLATLPITQYPDIAPPTVSVRATYTGASASTVLNSVIAPLEEQINGVENMMYMTSTASNTGSGEISIYFKQGTNPDMAAVNVQNRVSMAQGLLPAEVTKVGVTTQKRQTSMLVVFSLYDETDTYSESFIENYAKINLIPQVQRVPGVGDASVLGQDYSMRIWLRPDVMAQYKLVPGDVSVALAEQNVEAAPGQFGERSNQTFQYTIRYKGRLQQPEEFENIVIKSLPDGEVLRLKDIAEIQLDRLGYNFSNRVNGHKAVTCIVYQMAGTNATQTISDIQVLLDEASKSLPTGLKINVSMNANDFLFASIHEVLKTLIEAFILVFIVVYIFLQDLRSTLIPTIAIPVALIGTFFILSLVGFSLNLLTLCALVLAIAIVVDDAIVVVEGVHAKLDQGYTSARLASIDAMNELGGAIVSITLVMMAVFVPVSFMGGTAGTFYRQFGMTMAISIGLSALNALTLSPALCAVLLKPHKQEGEGSEEVPPLKERMKTAYKAAHTTMIKRYTEAIGKMLHPGITLTFTLVAILGMIFGLFSINPIITAIFILLSILALIGMSTNKFKNKFNDTYESILKRYKKRVLFFIQKKWLSMGLVVASIVLLMFFMNTTPTGMVPNEDTGTLMGAVTLPPGTSQDHSEKILARVDSLIAADPAVASRTLISGFSFIGGQGPSYGSFIIKLKDWDERSMIQNSDVIVGSLYMRAQKIIKEAQVLFFAPPMIPGYSASTDIEVNMQDKTGGNLNKFFDVVNDYTAALEARPEINSAKTTFNPNFPQYMIDIDAAACKKAGISPSDILTTMQGYYGGLYASNFNRFGKMYRVMIQSDPLSRKNLESLKNIKVRNSAGEMAPISQFISIDKVYGPDIISRFNLYTSMKVMVAPASGYTSGQALTALAEVANQNLPAGYTYELGGMAREEAQSSGSATGLIFILCFVFVYLLLSAQYESYILPLAVLLSVPFGLLGSFLFVNGVSAIGNISMLKMILGTMSNNIYMQIALIMLMGLLAKNAILIVEFALDRRKMGMSITWAAVLGAGARLRPILMTSLAMVVGLLPLMFAFGVGAHGNRTLGTASIGGMLVGMICQIFIVPVLFVIFQYLQEKVKPMEWEDIDNTDAVTEIEQYAK, from the coding sequence ATGAAATTAGATAATTTTATTAACCGTCCGGTACTATCAACCGTTATTTCTATCTTGATAGTAATCCTGGGTGCCATCGGATTGGCTACGCTGCCTATCACCCAGTATCCGGACATCGCGCCCCCTACTGTGTCAGTAAGGGCTACATATACGGGTGCCAGTGCGTCAACCGTATTGAACTCCGTGATTGCCCCGCTCGAGGAACAAATCAACGGTGTGGAAAATATGATGTATATGACCTCGACTGCGTCAAATACGGGCTCCGGTGAGATATCCATATATTTCAAACAAGGGACTAACCCGGACATGGCCGCTGTCAATGTGCAAAACCGTGTTTCTATGGCACAAGGTCTGTTGCCGGCCGAAGTAACCAAAGTCGGCGTAACCACTCAAAAACGCCAGACTTCCATGCTGGTAGTATTCTCTCTCTATGACGAGACAGATACATATAGCGAATCGTTTATTGAAAACTATGCTAAGATCAACTTGATTCCTCAAGTACAGCGTGTGCCGGGTGTAGGTGATGCCTCCGTACTGGGACAGGACTACTCCATGCGTATCTGGCTGCGTCCGGACGTGATGGCACAATACAAGCTCGTTCCCGGTGACGTTTCCGTTGCTTTGGCAGAACAGAATGTCGAAGCTGCTCCAGGACAGTTCGGTGAACGCAGTAACCAGACTTTCCAATACACCATCCGTTACAAAGGACGCCTGCAACAACCGGAAGAGTTTGAAAATATCGTTATCAAATCTCTTCCTGACGGTGAAGTGCTCCGTCTGAAAGATATAGCAGAAATTCAGCTGGACCGCTTGGGATATAACTTTAGCAACCGGGTAAACGGACATAAGGCTGTAACCTGTATCGTTTATCAGATGGCAGGAACAAATGCGACACAAACTATCAGTGACATTCAAGTGTTACTGGATGAAGCGTCCAAATCACTGCCGACCGGCTTGAAGATAAACGTTTCCATGAATGCCAACGACTTCTTGTTCGCTTCTATCCATGAAGTGTTGAAAACATTGATTGAAGCATTTATCCTGGTATTTATTGTAGTATATATCTTCTTGCAGGACTTACGTTCTACATTGATTCCGACTATTGCCATTCCGGTAGCCCTTATCGGTACATTCTTCATCCTGTCTCTGGTAGGATTCAGTTTGAACTTGCTGACGTTATGTGCCCTTGTGCTTGCCATTGCGATTGTGGTCGATGACGCCATCGTGGTCGTCGAGGGTGTACACGCCAAGCTGGACCAAGGCTACACTTCCGCACGTCTGGCTTCCATCGATGCAATGAATGAGCTGGGTGGTGCTATCGTATCCATTACACTGGTCATGATGGCCGTGTTCGTTCCGGTAAGTTTCATGGGTGGAACGGCAGGAACATTCTACCGCCAGTTCGGTATGACAATGGCCATCTCTATTGGTCTGTCCGCCTTGAACGCCTTGACATTAAGCCCCGCCTTGTGTGCCGTTCTTCTGAAACCGCACAAACAGGAAGGTGAAGGTTCCGAAGAGGTTCCTCCATTGAAAGAACGTATGAAAACAGCCTATAAGGCTGCTCATACAACAATGATAAAAAGATATACCGAAGCTATCGGAAAGATGCTACATCCGGGAATCACACTTACGTTCACACTTGTTGCCATTCTCGGCATGATTTTCGGTCTTTTCAGTATCAATCCGATAATTACTGCCATCTTCATACTTCTTAGTATATTGGCACTAATCGGAATGAGCACGAATAAATTCAAGAACAAATTCAACGATACCTATGAGTCTATCTTGAAACGCTATAAGAAACGCGTACTGTTCTTCATCCAGAAGAAATGGTTGTCCATGGGACTGGTCGTTGCTTCTATCGTATTGCTTATGTTCTTCATGAACACCACTCCGACAGGTATGGTGCCCAACGAAGATACCGGTACACTGATGGGAGCCGTAACCCTGCCGCCGGGCACATCACAAGACCACTCGGAAAAGATTCTGGCACGTGTAGACAGTTTGATTGCTGCTGACCCTGCCGTAGCTTCACGCACATTGATTTCCGGTTTCAGCTTTATCGGTGGACAAGGACCATCCTACGGTTCTTTCATCATCAAGCTGAAAGACTGGGACGAGCGTTCGATGATACAGAACTCCGACGTTATTGTAGGTTCCTTATATATGCGCGCACAGAAAATCATCAAGGAAGCACAGGTATTGTTCTTTGCTCCACCGATGATTCCGGGTTACTCGGCATCTACGGATATTGAGGTGAATATGCAGGACAAGACGGGTGGCAACCTGAACAAGTTCTTCGATGTAGTCAACGACTATACCGCTGCGCTGGAAGCCCGTCCCGAAATTAATTCGGCAAAAACGACGTTCAACCCGAACTTCCCGCAATATATGATTGATATTGACGCGGCAGCTTGTAAGAAAGCAGGTATCAGTCCGAGTGACATCCTCACTACCATGCAGGGATATTACGGTGGTCTGTATGCGTCCAATTTCAACCGTTTCGGTAAGATGTATCGTGTAATGATTCAGTCCGACCCGCTGTCCCGTAAGAACTTGGAATCCCTGAAGAATATCAAGGTTCGTAACAGTGCCGGCGAAATGGCCCCTATCTCACAATTCATCTCTATCGACAAAGTATATGGCCCGGATATCATCAGCCGTTTCAACCTTTACACTTCCATGAAAGTGATGGTGGCTCCTGCCAGCGGTTATACATCAGGCCAGGCGTTGACAGCATTGGCGGAAGTAGCCAATCAGAACCTTCCTGCCGGTTATACCTATGAACTGGGTGGTATGGCACGTGAAGAGGCACAGAGCAGTGGAAGCGCCACCGGATTGATTTTCATCCTCTGCTTCGTATTCGTTTACCTGCTGCTGAGCGCACAGTACGAAAGTTACATACTTCCGTTGGCTGTATTGCTGTCCGTTCCGTTCGGTCTGTTAGGCAGCTTCCTGTTTGTGAACGGAGTGAGTGCCATCGGTAATATCTCGATGTTGAAGATGATTCTCGGCACGATGTCCAACAATATCTACATGCAGATTGCGTTAATCATGTTGATGGGTCTGTTGGCGAAGAATGCCATCCTGATTGTGGAGTTCGCCCTCGACCGTCGTAAGATGGGTATGAGTATCACATGGGCAGCCGTATTGGGTGCCGGTGCCCGCCTCCGTCCTATCTTGATGACATCATTGGCGATGGTAGTCGGACTGCTTCCATTGATGTTTGCCTTTGGCGTAGGTGCTCATGGTAACCGCACACTGGGTACTGCTTCTATCGGTGGTATGTTAGTCGGCATGATTTGTCAGATTTTCATCGTTCCTGTGCTGTTCGTAATCTTCCAGTACCTGCAAGAGAAGGTGAAACCGATGGAATGGGAGGATATTGACAATACGGACGCCGTAACTGAGATTGAACAATACGCTAAATAA
- a CDS encoding two-component regulator propeller domain-containing protein, with the protein MRKIILLFLLFLSVTTVHTQGQNITFSHLTTDDGLSQFSVNSLYIDERGIIWIGTREGLNRYNGNDIKSFKLNKNDPNSLFSNTVLRITGNKNGKVYLLCTDGVAEFDLTTQRFKTLLQGNVDAIYYNEKLYIGKREEIFVYNESTGNFDLFYHLAGKDITLSCLHLDEKKNLWMGTTSNGVYCLSESKAISQPVTKGNITSIYEDSSKELWIGSWEEGLYHIKTDGFIENIRHEPGKANSLCSNFVRSFCEDNSGNLWIGTFHGLNRYEKSTGNFQLYMADAGKPDGLTHSSIWCIVKDGQGTLWLGTYFGGVNYFNPEYEIYTRYKVGDTEKEGLSSPIVGRMTEDKDGNLWICTEGGGVNVYNRKDNTYRWYRHEEGKNSISHNNVKAIYYDRANEIMWIGTHLGGLNKLDLRTNRFTVYRMKAGDPTSLPSDIVRDIVPYKDKLVIATQNGVTLFDPAAGTCRQLFKETKAGRDIGMVASLCFDKDGTLWIAATGEGVYSYRFDTNTLTNYAHNPAIPNSLSNNNINNIMQDSNGNLWFSTSGSGLDRYRKESNDFENFDVQKDGLSSDCIYEVLESSIQKGDLLLITNQGFSQFDYPSKKFYNYGTENGFPLTAVNENALFVTHDGEVFLGGIQGMISFWEKKLHFTPKSYNIILSRLLVNGKEVIPGDETGILSRSICHTPEISLKANQSMFTIEYATSNFIPANRDEILYRLEGFSNEWNHTYRKQTLITYTNLNPGKYTLVIKSQRDGIKEAKLLVIVLPPWYETWWAYLIYTIVTISLLWFLIQNYNSRIKLRESLKYEKKHIEDLEALNQSKLRFFTNISHEFRTPLTLIVGQVETLLQVQTFTPNIYNKVLGIYKNSLQLRELITELLDFRKQEQGHMKIKVSKHNLVDFLYENYLLFLEYAGSKQINFKFNKQKDDIEVWYDQKQMQKVVNNLLSNALKHTKAEDTISINVSQEQDHAIIEIKDTGTGIAAAEIDKIFDRFYQTELLNSLNTGAGTGIGLALTKGIIELHHGTIRVESEPGKGSSFIITLKLGKQHFAEEQIAQNDMDTAIQETETVVPSAEILPESEWKEEDNKRIEDAKMLIVEDNESIKQMLVGIFETFYQVSTASDGEEALEMIQKDMPSIILSDVVMPRMSGTELCKQIKTDFNTCHIPVVLLTARTAIEHNIEGLKIGADDYITKPFNTNLLISRCNNLVNSRRLLQEKFSKQPQAFAQMLATNPMDKDMLDRAMAIIEQHLDNTDFNVNIFAREMGMARTNLFTKLKAVTGQTPNDFILSIRLKKGAVMLRNNPELNITEISDRIGFSSSRYFSKCFKEIYHVSPLAYRKGEEQEEGVEETD; encoded by the coding sequence GTGAGAAAAATTATCCTTTTATTTCTGCTATTTTTAAGCGTAACCACTGTCCACACACAAGGTCAAAACATTACTTTCAGCCATTTGACCACAGATGACGGACTTTCACAATTCTCTGTCAACAGCTTATATATCGACGAACGGGGAATTATATGGATTGGAACGCGCGAGGGACTAAACCGGTATAACGGTAACGACATTAAAAGTTTCAAACTTAACAAAAACGACCCGAACAGCCTGTTCAGCAATACAGTGCTGCGCATCACCGGAAACAAAAACGGGAAAGTATATCTGCTCTGTACTGACGGTGTGGCAGAGTTCGATTTGACTACCCAGCGATTCAAGACATTGCTTCAGGGCAACGTGGACGCTATTTACTACAACGAGAAATTATATATCGGCAAGAGGGAAGAAATATTTGTGTACAACGAGAGTACAGGCAACTTCGACCTTTTCTATCACCTTGCAGGAAAAGACATTACTTTGTCCTGTCTTCATTTGGATGAAAAGAAGAATCTCTGGATGGGAACCACCAGCAATGGCGTTTACTGCCTTTCAGAGAGTAAGGCGATTTCACAACCTGTCACGAAAGGGAATATCACCAGTATCTATGAGGATTCTTCAAAAGAATTATGGATAGGCAGCTGGGAGGAAGGACTCTACCACATAAAAACGGACGGTTTCATCGAGAATATCCGCCATGAACCGGGAAAGGCGAATAGTCTCTGTTCCAACTTCGTAAGAAGTTTTTGTGAAGACAATTCAGGCAATCTATGGATAGGAACGTTCCACGGACTGAACCGCTATGAGAAAAGTACAGGTAATTTCCAACTCTATATGGCCGATGCCGGTAAACCGGACGGACTCACCCACTCTTCCATTTGGTGTATTGTCAAGGACGGGCAAGGCACCCTTTGGCTAGGGACTTATTTCGGCGGAGTCAATTACTTCAATCCTGAGTATGAAATCTATACCCGCTATAAAGTGGGAGACACCGAGAAAGAAGGTCTGAGCAGCCCCATCGTCGGAAGAATGACGGAAGACAAAGATGGCAACCTGTGGATTTGTACTGAAGGGGGCGGTGTAAATGTATACAACCGCAAAGACAACACATACCGGTGGTATCGCCACGAGGAAGGAAAGAACAGTATTTCGCACAACAATGTAAAAGCAATCTATTACGACCGGGCTAATGAAATCATGTGGATTGGCACACATCTTGGCGGATTGAATAAGCTCGACCTACGGACGAACCGTTTCACAGTCTACCGCATGAAAGCGGGCGACCCTACTTCGTTACCATCGGATATTGTGCGTGACATTGTGCCGTACAAGGACAAACTGGTTATCGCCACACAGAACGGTGTCACCCTGTTCGACCCGGCAGCAGGCACTTGCCGGCAACTCTTCAAGGAAACCAAAGCTGGAAGAGACATCGGCATGGTAGCAAGCCTCTGTTTCGACAAAGACGGCACGTTATGGATTGCAGCTACCGGAGAAGGGGTTTATTCCTACCGCTTCGATACCAATACGCTCACCAATTACGCGCATAACCCGGCAATTCCGAATAGTCTCAGCAACAACAATATCAACAATATCATGCAGGATAGCAACGGGAACTTATGGTTCTCGACTTCCGGTAGCGGACTGGACCGTTACCGCAAAGAGAGCAATGATTTCGAAAACTTCGATGTGCAGAAAGACGGTTTGTCAAGCGATTGTATTTACGAAGTGCTCGAATCCTCCATCCAGAAAGGAGACTTGCTATTGATTACCAATCAGGGATTCTCGCAGTTCGACTACCCAAGCAAGAAGTTCTATAATTACGGTACGGAAAACGGATTCCCGCTGACTGCTGTCAATGAGAACGCACTGTTCGTCACGCACGATGGAGAAGTATTTCTGGGTGGTATTCAGGGAATGATTTCTTTCTGGGAAAAGAAATTGCATTTTACCCCGAAATCCTATAATATCATCCTTTCCCGCCTGCTGGTCAATGGAAAGGAAGTTATCCCCGGAGACGAAACCGGAATCCTGAGCCGGTCTATCTGCCACACGCCTGAGATTAGCCTGAAAGCGAACCAGTCGATGTTTACCATTGAATATGCCACTTCCAACTTCATTCCAGCCAACAGGGACGAGATTCTCTATCGCCTGGAAGGTTTCTCGAACGAATGGAACCATACATACCGGAAACAGACACTCATCACTTATACGAACCTGAATCCGGGGAAATATACACTTGTCATCAAGTCACAACGGGACGGAATTAAAGAAGCCAAACTTCTCGTCATTGTACTTCCACCTTGGTATGAGACATGGTGGGCTTACTTGATTTATACCATTGTCACCATCAGTCTGTTATGGTTTCTTATCCAGAATTATAATTCGCGAATCAAGCTCCGCGAGTCTTTGAAATATGAGAAGAAGCATATAGAGGACTTGGAAGCATTGAACCAGTCGAAACTGCGTTTCTTCACAAACATCTCACATGAATTCCGCACCCCGCTAACGCTCATCGTGGGACAGGTGGAAACTTTGCTGCAAGTACAGACGTTCACTCCTAATATATATAACAAGGTATTGGGAATCTACAAGAACAGTCTCCAGTTGCGGGAACTGATTACGGAACTGCTCGATTTCCGCAAACAGGAGCAAGGGCACATGAAGATTAAGGTAAGCAAGCACAACCTGGTGGATTTCCTGTACGAGAATTATCTGCTCTTCCTTGAATACGCCGGCAGCAAGCAGATTAATTTCAAATTCAACAAGCAGAAAGATGATATTGAAGTATGGTATGACCAGAAGCAGATGCAGAAGGTTGTCAATAATCTATTGTCCAATGCATTAAAACATACGAAAGCGGAAGATACCATTTCCATCAACGTTTCGCAGGAGCAAGACCATGCCATTATCGAAATAAAAGATACCGGTACAGGTATCGCTGCTGCGGAAATTGACAAAATCTTCGACCGGTTCTATCAAACCGAACTGCTGAACTCACTGAATACCGGAGCCGGAACAGGTATCGGGCTGGCTCTGACAAAAGGTATCATCGAGCTTCACCACGGCACCATCCGTGTGGAAAGCGAACCGGGCAAAGGGAGCAGTTTTATTATCACTCTCAAACTAGGCAAACAACACTTTGCCGAGGAACAGATAGCGCAAAACGATATGGATACCGCCATTCAGGAGACGGAAACTGTTGTGCCTTCAGCAGAAATATTACCGGAATCGGAATGGAAAGAGGAAGACAACAAACGGATTGAAGATGCCAAGATGCTGATTGTGGAAGATAACGAGTCTATCAAGCAAATGTTAGTCGGTATTTTCGAGACATTCTATCAGGTCAGCACGGCTTCCGACGGAGAAGAAGCGTTGGAAATGATACAGAAAGATATGCCGAGCATTATTTTAAGCGATGTCGTGATGCCGCGTATGTCCGGCACGGAACTGTGTAAACAGATTAAGACAGATTTCAATACATGCCATATTCCGGTTGTACTGCTAACAGCACGTACTGCGATAGAGCACAATATTGAAGGATTGAAAATCGGTGCGGACGATTACATCACCAAACCGTTTAATACCAATCTTCTGATTTCCCGGTGCAATAATCTGGTGAACTCCCGTCGGCTGCTACAAGAGAAATTCAGTAAACAGCCACAAGCTTTCGCCCAAATGCTGGCTACCAATCCGATGGATAAAGATATGCTGGACCGTGCGATGGCTATTATCGAACAGCATCTGGATAATACGGACTTCAACGTCAATATCTTCGCCCGCGAAATGGGCATGGCACGTACAAACCTGTTTACCAAGTTAAAAGCGGTCACAGGACAGACACCGAATGACTTTATCCTGAGCATACGTCTCAAAAAAGGAGCTGTTATGCTACGGAATAATCCGGAACTGAATATCACGGAGATTTCCGACCGAATCGGATTCTCTTCTTCACGCTATTTCAGTAAATGTTTCAAGGAAATTTATCATGTCAGTCCGTTGGCCTACCGCAAGGGTGAGGAGCAAGAAGAAGGAGTAGAAGAAACGGATTAA
- a CDS encoding carbohydrate-binding family 9-like protein — protein MKVKKISAANVEACSLPKLFDEEKIDFQPIQCVNWAEYPYKPKVNFRIAHTQDSILLHFKVKEESVRARYGEDNGSVWTDSCVEFFSIPTGDGIYYNIECNCIGTILIGAGPVRNGREHAPKDVTALVQRWSSLGNAPFEERVEETDWEVALIIPYAVFFKHQIASLDGKELKANFYKCGDELQTPHFLSWNPIEIEKPDFHRPDFFGTLEFE, from the coding sequence ATGAAAGTAAAGAAAATTAGTGCGGCTAACGTGGAAGCTTGCTCGCTTCCTAAATTATTCGATGAAGAGAAAATAGATTTTCAGCCTATTCAGTGTGTCAACTGGGCTGAATATCCTTACAAACCCAAAGTAAATTTTCGCATAGCTCACACGCAGGACTCTATTTTATTGCATTTTAAAGTAAAAGAAGAGAGTGTGCGTGCCCGCTATGGCGAAGATAACGGTTCTGTATGGACAGATTCCTGTGTGGAATTCTTCTCTATACCGACCGGCGATGGAATCTATTATAATATAGAGTGCAACTGTATCGGAACGATTCTGATTGGTGCCGGACCTGTCCGCAACGGTCGTGAGCATGCTCCGAAAGACGTGACAGCTCTTGTACAGCGATGGTCAAGTCTGGGTAATGCGCCTTTTGAAGAGCGTGTTGAAGAGACTGACTGGGAAGTTGCCTTGATTATCCCATACGCTGTATTCTTCAAGCATCAGATTGCTTCGCTCGATGGTAAGGAACTGAAAGCCAATTTTTACAAATGTGGCGATGAATTGCAAACTCCCCATTTCCTTTCATGGAATCCGATAGAAATAGAGAAACCGGACTTCCACCGTCCCGACTTCTTCGGTACACTGGAGTTTGAATAA
- the lpxA gene encoding acyl-ACP--UDP-N-acetylglucosamine O-acyltransferase: MISPLAYVDPEAKLGKNVTVQPFAYIEKNVEIGDDCVIMSYASILQGTKMGKGNKVHQNAVLGAEPQDFHYTGEKSSLIIGDNNDIRENVVISRATFAGNATKIGNGNYLMDKVHLCHDVQINNNCVVGIGTTIAGECTLDDCVILSGNVTLHQYCHIGSWTLVQSGCRISKDVPPYVIMSGNPVAYHGVNAVVLSQHRNTSERILRHIANAYRLIYQGNFSVQDAVQKIIDQVPMSEEIETIVNFVKGSKKGIVK; the protein is encoded by the coding sequence ATGATTAGTCCGTTAGCTTACGTAGACCCCGAAGCAAAACTAGGCAAGAATGTTACTGTCCAGCCTTTTGCCTACATCGAAAAGAATGTGGAAATTGGAGACGATTGTGTCATCATGTCTTATGCCAGTATCCTGCAAGGTACGAAAATGGGAAAAGGAAACAAAGTACATCAAAATGCTGTCCTGGGAGCGGAACCGCAAGACTTTCACTATACCGGAGAAAAAAGCAGCCTGATTATCGGGGATAACAATGATATTCGTGAAAATGTAGTTATCAGCCGTGCTACCTTTGCCGGCAATGCTACCAAAATAGGAAACGGCAACTACCTGATGGACAAAGTACATCTTTGTCATGACGTACAGATTAATAACAACTGCGTGGTAGGTATCGGTACCACTATCGCAGGAGAATGTACATTAGACGATTGCGTTATCTTGAGCGGTAATGTCACCCTGCATCAATACTGCCACATCGGTAGCTGGACGCTTGTACAAAGCGGATGCCGTATCTCCAAGGATGTGCCGCCATATGTCATCATGTCGGGAAACCCGGTGGCATACCACGGAGTGAATGCCGTAGTCCTGTCACAACACCGCAACACATCGGAAAGAATTCTCCGCCACATCGCCAATGCTTACCGCTTGATTTATCAAGGTAACTTCAGCGTTCAGGATGCAGTGCAGAAGATTATCGACCAAGTGCCGATGAGCGAGGAAATCGAAACAATCGTAAACTTCGTGAAAGGCTCGAAAAAAGGTATTGTGAAGTAA